From the genome of Geobacter sp. SVR, one region includes:
- the opp4C gene encoding oligopeptide ABC transporter permease — translation MDFKHSYMYAVFWQRLKRNRMAMAGGCIVALLFAVSLLAPLIAPSDPNTIDAWQVLAPPSWQHWFGTDELGRDVFSRVLYGARISLKVGFVAVGIAVTIGTVVGLVSGYYSGLTDTVLMRVVDIMLCFPAFFLILAVITFLRPDIWYIMAIIGLTGWMGVARLVRAETLSIREMDYIMAARSIGCSDLRIIFRHILPNAMSPVLVSATLGVAAAILTESALSFLGIGVQPPTPSWGNILTSGKDYIEFAWWLSLFPGLAILVTVLAYNLLGEGIRDALDPRVKY, via the coding sequence ATGGACTTCAAGCATTCCTATATGTATGCGGTGTTCTGGCAGCGCCTCAAGCGCAACCGCATGGCCATGGCCGGCGGCTGCATCGTGGCGCTGCTGTTTGCCGTCTCCCTGCTGGCGCCGCTGATTGCCCCCAGCGATCCCAATACCATCGATGCCTGGCAGGTGCTGGCTCCCCCTTCGTGGCAGCACTGGTTCGGCACCGACGAACTGGGGCGCGACGTTTTCAGCCGCGTGCTCTACGGTGCGCGCATCTCGCTCAAAGTGGGATTCGTGGCAGTGGGCATTGCCGTGACCATCGGCACGGTGGTCGGCCTGGTGTCTGGCTACTACAGCGGTCTTACGGACACGGTGCTGATGCGGGTGGTGGACATCATGCTCTGTTTCCCGGCCTTCTTCCTGATCCTGGCAGTAATCACCTTTCTGCGCCCCGACATCTGGTACATCATGGCGATCATCGGCCTGACCGGCTGGATGGGAGTGGCGCGCCTGGTGCGGGCCGAGACACTGTCGATCCGCGAGATGGACTATATCATGGCAGCCCGCAGCATCGGCTGTTCCGACCTCCGCATCATCTTTCGCCATATTCTGCCCAATGCCATGTCCCCGGTGCTGGTCTCTGCCACCCTGGGGGTTGCCGCCGCCATCCTGACCGAATCGGCGCTCTCCTTTCTCGGCATCGGGGTCCAGCCACCCACACCCAGCTGGGGCAACATCCTCACCTCCGGCAAGGACTACATCGAGTTTGCCTGGTGGCTCTCGCTGTTTCCCGGTCTGGCGATTCTGGTGACCGTGCTGGCCTACAACCTGCTGGGGGAGGGCATCCGCGACGCACTCGACCCGCGCGTGAAGTATTGA
- a CDS encoding DUF2442 domain-containing protein, translating to MKPYHEVKNVMVTDASLQMTVDGKEYEFILEEISSRLFNSSGLERSRFEVSPAGYGIHWPLLDEDLSIDGLLGIKHELPAKLAA from the coding sequence ATGAAACCGTATCATGAGGTCAAAAATGTCATGGTAACAGATGCCTCATTGCAGATGACCGTAGACGGCAAAGAGTACGAATTCATTCTGGAGGAGATCTCTTCCCGTCTTTTCAACTCCTCCGGATTGGAACGTTCGCGGTTTGAAGTATCACCCGCTGGGTACGGCATTCATTGGCCTCTTCTGGATGAGGACCTTTCCATAGACGGCCTGCTCGGAATCAAGCACGAACTGCCTGCAAAACTGGCTGCGTGA
- a CDS encoding DUF4160 domain-containing protein: protein MQSLSEGPMPTILFILGCRLFFYANEGCEPLHIHCRKGDMECKFWLDSD, encoded by the coding sequence ATGCAATCACTTTCCGAGGGACCGATGCCTACAATTCTGTTTATTCTTGGCTGTCGTCTCTTTTTCTATGCCAATGAAGGTTGTGAGCCGCTTCATATTCATTGCCGTAAGGGTGATATGGAGTGCAAATTCTGGCTTGACTCGGATTAA